DNA sequence from the Oncorhynchus keta strain PuntledgeMale-10-30-2019 chromosome 1, Oket_V2, whole genome shotgun sequence genome:
ggtaaatttCTATGGCAACAGATCCTAACCAGCTCCAGGTCAGGCTAACTCCAGTTACCCTGAATGAACTGACTGGGCAACGAGTTGAGGACCAATTCAATCAGATTCCCACCCTCTTGCAAAGATTGCATCATCCGCTTCATTTGAGGAAGACAATTGTTTCAGTATTTTGTTAAGGAAATGTTTTTGTGTTAAAAATAGTCATGtactagaagaaaaagaaacgcacacctattaagacgaggtgctggctagcggagtagaaacttgaaaataaaagaaagccgcacactcttggagctcagatgcaaaaatgtaataccaacgtttcgacagccaagctatcttcatcagggtataatcacaaacactgcgggatgactcgttttatatagtgtcaaaagacacaggtgtctgtaatcatggccaggagtggcctaatatcattggttaataataaaatattaaaatgtcatacaaagaacagcatacaaacaaatggatagcatacgatcatagattaatttgactATACAAGTTTAcacacaattacaatggcaaagtcacaataatcacaagaatagcttcagatcaaagtctacgttgggACCGAAGGacgcaagggtctttaaattaaagatccaggcagcctctcgttttaacaataaattatcaaggtcaccccctctcctagggagggtgacatgttcgatgccaatataacgcagagacgaaatcgagtggcctgcctccaagaagtgggccgcaactggataagtaaagtttttacacctaatggtgctacgatgctctgagatacgtaccTTTAATTCGTGCTTtgttttaccacaaggacaagttataagataaataactgccttagtggagcatgtaataacaccttttattgggatcgatttccctgtttgtgggtgtttgaaggatgtacatttataagtgccattgcattgagcacagccattacatttgtaatttccatcccgtaggggcgcaaatagacgttcaggaatatcttggggtggtaaatcagagtttaccaattggtctctgagatttctgccccgcgagaatacgaccaagggaaggtCCGAAAACGCATTACTGAGACTATCATCAGATTTTAGGATGTGCCAGTGTTTGTGAacaattcccttaatttgttcagagcactttgaatagcgggtagttaAAACGCAAGAATGCGTCTTTTTGCGGGACTGACCTTGAAAAAGATCATGTCTCATTTTGTTTAgaattttctcaatggcaatattaatctgatcattcttgtagcccctctccttgaactttctttgcgtctcagccatatttctgtcgaAATCGGACTGTTTTCTTGCAAATTCTTTTGATTCGACAGAATTGGCTGTAGGGCAAACTATTTTTTAAGGGAAGTGGTtgacaactatcagccctcaacaaactgttacgatcagtaggtttcctgtaaaAATCAGTGTAGAGAACATTATCCTCACACAAGATCAGAAGATCAAGAAAACTGATTTGACGTGTATCAGATTGCATAGTAAATCTCAGATGCTCAGAACAGGAGTTAAGAAAAGCATGGAACgcctggagctgttttgcatcacctctccatagaacaaaaatatcatcaatataccgtttccaaataatgatgtgaggcaagaaaacatttttgagaggattgaaaatagactgtttctccatgtaacccacatACAAATTAGCATAGTTAGGAGCCATGCGGGATCCCATAGCAGTCCCTTTAGTCTGAATTTCAGCCAATGTTACAATGCATGCACTGGAAGGTAGTTCATTAGGGTCACGTTGCAGAAGAAAATGttctaaatgttttattttcaaaAATAGTCATGTTAAAATGtatcacattacacatttagtaatgactggatgcattaaaaaaaaaaacgttcagCGTTTGCTTAGCCTTGTGCGACATAAACACGCAGATATAGGCCTGCTAGGGTTGGAGGCAGGCGGACGGGCAATATCCACCGTTGTAGTATGGATGAAGCCGGAGGTGAAATGTGAAACTAACTAATGCTGGTTAGCTGTAGAAAACcctgagtagatctagcttgctttgtagtataccccccTGGTGAATATATTAGCCAATCAACAGTGCTGTAGGCTCTTTGGAACGAAAAGCCACCAGCAAAAGCCCAGAAAACAGAATTTGGTTGAGcctttttctgtttgttttgtaatGGTAAGTGTTTTTAGGCAAAAGTAGTTACCTTTTCCCTGAACTTCTTTGTGTGTCTTGATGTTTTTGTGTGCTTTGTAGCGAAGCAGCCGCCACGAGTCGCTTGTTCATAAAACATCTAATGACACTTGAGAGCACATCCCACTGGACAACCGGCTGTGCTTGCTTACGTTTGGTTCATGACTTAAAAAAACAAGTACAGGTGATACAATCTTGGCAGTGTTGACCATAGTGTGTATTGTGACTTTATTCTCGTAGTAGTATTCTGAAATCATACTTAGCAAATCAGTTACCAACATTTTCCGCCAACACAAAATGGAATGTATGTCTTACTACATATCTATTGTGGTAAGACTAGTTAGGTTGACGTGGTTTGTTTGAGGCTCTGTTTGAGTGTGGGGGTTGTTTGCAAAGACCTGTACTGATTCTGTGGTGTTTTTCTCTAGGAGTGATTCCTGATGAGTCTAAAGCTCTGTCACTGCTGGCACCAGCGAACGCCGTGGCAGGATGCATGCCTGGAGGAGGCCTTCTCCCCACTCCGAATCCTTTGGCGTCCGTAAGTGTTATCTATTGATGTCGAAATGAGACCTATCAACTGTGTAACCAAAGGCCCCattttgacaacaaaaaaaagtaGCTGGAAGGAAGATTTGTCTGACTTGTGTCCCTTGTCCTTGCAGATGGGAGGCGTACCTCTTTCAGCTCTCGGAAATCCGAACATGGATCACATGGCTGCCATGGGCATGTCTGGCAACATCAACCCCCAGGTTGGACATGGCTACTTTCTATTTCACAACTCTGTACTTTAAAGCGGGTGTAGGTTATAGTTAAAATCTGTATGTAACATCATAAAAAATCCCTGTCtcaatctgtcagtttaagctagacaTGTCtgttttttgcatgggctgcgtctcaatccccCGCATCAGACTATGGCGGCCTTCCGCATCTGGTGGAAAGTGGCCGAGCTACAGTGGtctttgtcagaccatgagacaaaaatcggtcttctcacaaagcTTCCGAACTGTTTGGTCTACAAACAAATCATTTTCCCACTCTATGGAATGACTACGAACTCGATGGCTCTACGACTGAAGTCGGTAACGGTGATGTGCCagcttctgtctgtagcatccaaaTTGTTTGGGCTACAAATGACCCCAttgtggaaaggggagactcatgAACCCAATTGTGTTCTCCATTTTGCGCTAagcccccacaagtgtcacaggacCTGGCTAATACAAATGAATGGAAGCATGTAGATAGTTTTGTGGCAACAAAAATAAGGTGTTAAACGTgtccaaaaaacaaaaaaaaacatttcctgagctttcttatctcctagatataggacagacacttcaaaactaTATTCCTTATGATTTATTTTGATTATTTTTTTGCCATTACTgaatgttattcaatgcgtttctatgagCTATAGTAGTACAGGCAGTTAATTTTTtaattatataaaaaaaaaatcaaacatggtatgaccatcttaaaacaattgcatatgttagcttagtagaacccccctATAAATGTATATAGCTATGCATTTTCATGTTCCCTATTTCAGGCCCTCTCTGCTGACTTTCTGAAGCTTATGCAGTCCATGGATCCTACTAAGTAAGTATCACCTCCAATTCTGGCCGGTCTATAAAGAATATCTTAACTATTATTGTGTACGTGGAAAAGTCATCTGGAATTTTTTGAGTGACTAACTGGGGTTTGACCATTGCAGGATGAATCCAATGGCTGCTGGTATGATGATTAATCCTGGTATGAAGAATGACTCCAACAAGGAGATAGAGGAGGCCATGAAGAGGGTCAGAGAGGCCCAGTCACTCATCTCTGCCGCCATCGAGCCTGGAAGTGAGTTATCACTCAGTTAGACCACATACTTGCAGTATTACACTTTGTATTTTGACTGAATTACTCATTCCTCTCTTCTATGGTGCTCTTCCTTACGTCTTCAGACATTGACGGGTGTCATGTTAGTCAGTTCCCACATATTTGTATAGTTACGTTGGAGTTTCCTGAGCTTTCGTTCTTCCTCTTTGCAGATAAGAAAGACGACAAGCGCAAACATTCCCGCTCCAGGTCCCGGTCGAGGCGGAAGCGGTCCAGGTCTCGTCACAGGTACGCCGCTGATGAGAAACTGCATACCTTCATTAAATCAGCAGTTTTGGATGTCCCACTTTACATGCATGTTGGAAAACATCAGCAAATCAGTCACGATGCATCTTGAGTGGTTTGAGTGCATGGATTAGTTGGGACAGCTCTGAgttctggtaaaaaaaaaaaaattaaactgTCTAATCTCATTGCAGGCGATCAAAGAGCAGGTCTCGACGGAGGTCCCACTCGAGGAGCAGGAGGCGGTCGAAGAGCCCCCGCAGACGGAAGTCCCACTCCAGAGAGAGGGGTAGACGCAGCAAATCCAGGTGGGTGGCCATCTACAGTGTTATATTCACAGCGGGGATCAGGGGAAATGTGGTGCGTGATGTACCTCTTTCAGGATTCCTTCAAGTCATTGTTTGCCttcattgtttttcctgcttgtAGGGATAGGAGGAAAGAAGATAAATCCAAAAAGCGCTCCAAGACGCCGCCTAAGAGCTACAGCAGCACCAGGAGGTCTCGAAGCATTAATCGGTGAGTGGTTTAAATAAAGGAGAAGTCTAGTTAGCTTGACCAAAATGCATTGATCCCGCTTGATGTTCTAGACCTTTCAGGAACCCGAAGACAACCAGTGGAATGTAGGGTTAAAGGTTTCCCTCCCATCTTTACTATCTTGTCTTCAACAGGAGACGTAGAAGAAGCCGCAGCGCCTCTAGGTCACCAAAAAAGTCCAGGTCCCCAAAGAGGAAACTG
Encoded proteins:
- the LOC118388599 gene encoding serine/arginine-rich splicing factor 11-like isoform X1 gives rise to the protein MTNVIQVTNVSPSTTSEQMRTLFGFLGNIEELKLFPPDESSLPVTSRVCFVKFLEPESVGVSQHLTNTVFVDRALIVVPFAEGVIPDESKALSLLAPANAVAGCMPGGGLLPTPNPLASMGGVPLSALGNPNMDHMAAMGMSGNINPQALSADFLKLMQSMDPTKMNPMAAGMMINPGMKNDSNKEIEEAMKRVREAQSLISAAIEPGNKKDDKRKHSRSRSRSRRKRSRSRHRRSKSRSRRRSHSRSRRRSKSPRRRKSHSRERGRRSKSRDRRKEDKSKKRSKTPPKSYSSTRRSRSINRRRRRSRSASRSPKKSRSPKRKLSRSPSPRRHKKDKKKDKEREKDRDRGRKDVRDRSQDERERSTSKKSKDKDKDRDHKSDSEKGDVKNALLLKVTRDYDEEEQGYDSGKEVEDEEERKSDSDSASPPKPQESDEKLAGESGKKSKQNGDDHHDEEDMEMSD
- the LOC118388599 gene encoding serine/arginine-rich splicing factor 11-like isoform X2, producing the protein MQRSFIALSSQFESSLPVTSRVCFVKFLEPESVGVSQHLTNTVFVDRALIVVPFAEGVIPDESKALSLLAPANAVAGCMPGGGLLPTPNPLASMGGVPLSALGNPNMDHMAAMGMSGNINPQALSADFLKLMQSMDPTKMNPMAAGMMINPGMKNDSNKEIEEAMKRVREAQSLISAAIEPGNKKDDKRKHSRSRSRSRRKRSRSRHRRSKSRSRRRSHSRSRRRSKSPRRRKSHSRERGRRSKSRDRRKEDKSKKRSKTPPKSYSSTRRSRSINRRRRRSRSASRSPKKSRSPKRKLSRSPSPRRHKKDKKKDKEREKDRDRGRKDVRDRSQDERERSTSKKSKDKDKDRDHKSDSEKGDVKNALLLKVTRDYDEEEQGYDSGKEVEDEEERKSDSDSASPPKPQESDEKLAGESGKKSKQNGDDHHDEEDMEMSD